Proteins found in one Stigmatopora nigra isolate UIUO_SnigA chromosome 15, RoL_Snig_1.1, whole genome shotgun sequence genomic segment:
- the tanc2a gene encoding protein TANC2 isoform X2: MDCTAVILKTCARSRTVWRRRRRRRAEEARHPWRSARNCRCGPVAVYGRASSILRSWLFYVCCCLGHEENADLCQDWDERPIRGERGIGRGGSVEGEEDELGPPPSVDEAADALMTRLGFLLGEKINNEEPGLPHQAQMDGQRISPSSSLDSSNASPSSTLQPPAGVEGNNNNKAPVLASITSPTSTLESRDSGIIATLTSYSAESAAERDDGVKQPAEGYHGSSLKLWRQGARPVVASTSSSCMIATGDSADDLLYRAEDNNMASTYSLNKLHPDWGQDAKHLSGSTHSIPLYLMPRPNSVAASSSAQLEDLTYLDEQQKATPSRASLRMPRQNSGSRSQQEKRVQLTPYLSLKPLHFEIPGLCSDWSFTGREWLFQEVDTCLSSDDPLINQGVIIVGNMGFGKTAIIARLVALSCHGNRMWPTSAGFQTPPKYPESFPQDSLGQGGVAEEDGGCPGTPEIKRRQREAMMRLAGQVVSYHFCQADNCHTCLVPEFVHNMAATLTEAPQLSAYRELLRRTPQLQSTLSLRSCIQDPTSAFQKGIVEPLNALYKEGSLHADGAGLILLIDGLNEAEFHRPDYGDTLTSFLSRNVHKFPSWLKIVATVRSNQQDITRLLPFHRISLDRMEENSAIDQDLQGYLMQRIHSSPEIQSNVSLSNGRLDNTALSKLTSHLKTLSKGSYLYLKLTLDLIEGGYLVLKSTSFKVVPVSLAEVYLLQLNMRFPTQSSFLRVIPLLNVTVATLHPLTDNQLFEAINAGALTGGAMQWAEFTQRLEQLFPFLQRRSDGSRMLNHTSFREWLVWREDGQDDRFLCDPRSGHTLLAFWLCRQGGKLSRQQTLELGHHILKAHIYKGLSKKLGISSSILQGLWLAYSTENLNHALSSLRNLYTPNIKVSRLLIMSGADVDYRSGVLNNAPLLCVHAHLGHTDAVALLLDHGAQVDIQSEDGLTALAFAASAGHLDVITLLSQHKAKIGHVDGSGRCVGVHAAQRGHLHVLRFLLKHSDWICTPCCGQKGVSRSQALQQALTAAASMGHVEIVSYLLDPPEEDDKEEERPEINTPDSLWGETALTAASAGGRLSVCKLLLDQGAALEQGSRRSVLPLFCAVRRGHWQVVELLLSSGAQVNTVDQQGRTALMTAASEGHVATAKLLLDHGASLDQADKEGLTALSWACLKGQLPLVKELVARGATTTHSDRSGRTPLDLAAFRGDPEVVKHLVDHGASVEHVDSSGMRPLDRAVGCRNTSAVIALLKKGAKIGPATWAMATSKPDILMVLISKLVQEGDRLYKQGKVREAAHSYQSALQKFPADELKTFRQLKVCVLLNLSRCRRKMNDLNLAEEFATRALELKPKSYEAFYARARAKRSRRQFHAALEDLLEASRLSPSNREIQRLLSRVKEECRQHLPHPDARVRDSDDLHVHANEAFSKDEDSEDEKNPKPGDVTLDIFGRPASHFPPPHSGHRTPSSPANSPTSSPSHQPGLPTSPISERRSFPNQNQWLQPVKVQVVRTAPPGSAIHSSVVLGSSAYSQLARLPQELAQLGEGFCPNPFDMTSTNQQGRQIPGSGSLYLHDGTDPDLLYQSKPTPAYGAVTSRFGPPRQFNRNQSKAAYYPMEVTEMTKQPLDDPYLHQAGLRHPHSSHPTGPGLSQRPVIHSQSTNIGLASSQQTNRIPVFRTSASAQHVVSASHPFAGDLVSHLDDLALDSAPQGESSLGGGTYPGEASRSSRNTPYMGLNDKSVRVPQQSSGLGQSRSWAVSSVDTIVTSQGNAADEQNRSPQTFSIAYHNRSNNNGHYDKQLNYYDVLPGNGAAQKTPYVDVKLARTLPVHRKTCPTSPVKAKRPFVESNV, from the exons ATGGACTGCACGGCGGTGATTTTGAAAACATGCGCCCGTTCCAGGACCGTGTGGCGAAGAAGGCGAAGGCGCCGGGCGGAGGAGGCACGACACCCATGGAGGTCGGCGCGAAATTGTCGTTGCGGGCCGGTGGCCGTCTATGGACGTGCTTCGTCTATTCTGCGGAGTTGGCTTTTTTATGTTTGCTGCTGTCTCGGACATGAGGAAAACGCCGATCTGTGTCAGGATTGGGATGAGAGACCAATCCGGGGAGAGAGGGGGATTGGGAGAGGAGGTTCGGTGGAAG GTGAAGAAGACGAGTTAGGACCGCCTCCCTCCGTGGATGAGGCAGCTGACGCTCTGATGACCAGACTCGGCTTTTTATTGGGGGAGAAGATCAATAATGAAGAACCAGGCTTACCTCACCAGGCCCAAATGGACGGACAG AGAATCTCCCCTTCTTCCAGTCTGGACAGCAGCAACGCGTCTCCCTCATCCACACTGCAGCCTCCCGCCGGCGTGgaaggcaacaacaacaacaaagcgcCCGTCCTCGCCTCCATCACCTCCCCCACGTCAACCCTAGAAAGCCGAGATAGCGGCATCATCG CTACGTTGACCAGCTACTCGGCCGAATCGGCCGCGGAACGCGATGACGGCGTCAAACAACCCGCCGAGGGTTACCATGGCAGCAGCCTCAAACTCTGGAGGCAAGGGGCGCGGCCTGTGGTGGCGTCCACTTCCTCTTCCTGCATGATAGCTACCGGAGACTCGGCCGACGACCTCCTCTACCGGGCGGAGGACAACAACATGGCTTCTACGTATAGCCTGAACAAGCTCCACCCAGATTGGGGCCAAGATGCCAAACACTTGTCAGGATCCACCCACTCCATCCCACTCTACCTAATGCCTCGGCCCAATTCGGTTGCTG cCTCTAGTTCTGCTCAACTTGAAGATCTAACCTACCTGGATGAGCAGCAAAAAGCCACCCCATCCCGGGCATCCCTCAGAATGCCCAGACAGAATTCTGGAAGTCGAAGTCAACAGGAAAAGAGAG TTCAGTTGACTCCATATCTCAGCCTGAAGCCCCTCCACTTTGAAATTCCCGGACTCTGTTCCGATTGGAGCTTTACCGGGAGGGAATGGCTTTTCCAGGAGGTGGACACTTGCCTCTCCAGCGACGACCCATTAATCAATCAAGGGGTGATCATCGTCGGAAATATGGGTTTTGGAAAGACGGCCATTATTGCCCGCCTGGTGGCCCTCAGTTGTCATGGGAACCGCATGTGGCCGACATCCGCCGGCTTCCAGACGCCTCCCAAAT ATCCTGAATCTTTCCCCCAAGATTCACTGGGACAAGGAGGAGTAGCAGAAGAAGATGGTGGCTGTCCGGGGACACCAGAGATCAAGAGGAGACAGAGGGAGGCCATGATGAGGCTTGCAGGACAG GTGGTTTCCTATCATTTCTGTCAGGCCGACAATTGTCACACATGTCTAGTGCCAGAGTTCGTCCACAACATGGCGGCGACGTTAACCGAAGCTCCTCAGCTTTCGGCCTATCGAGAACTCCTACGTCGAACGCCACAACTCCAGAGCACGCTCAGTCTGCGCTCCTGCATCCAAGACCCGACCTCGGCCTTCCAGAAAGGAATCGTGGAACCGCTAAATGCTCTTTACAAAG AGGGGAGTTTGCATGCCGACGGGGCGGGGCTCATTTTGCTGATTGATGGGCTAAACGAGGCGGAGTTCCACCGGCCGGATTATGGCGACACCTTGACCTCATTTTTGTCCCGAAACGTTCACAAGTTCCCCTCCTGGTTAAAGATTGTCGCCACTGTGAGGTCCAATCAACAG gaCATCACTCGATTGTTACCTTTTCACCGCATCTCGTTAGATAGAATGGAGGAAAACAGTGCCATTGATCAAGATCTGCAG GGCTACCTGATGCAACGTATCCACAGCAGCCCCGAGATTCAGAGCAACGTGTCGCTAAGCAATGGTCGTCTAGACAACACGGCGCTGAGCAAACTGACGAGCCACTTGAAGACCTTGAGCAAAGGCTCATACCTCTACCTGAAATTGACCCTGGACTTGATAGAAGGAGGTTACCTGGTCCTCAAGAGTACCAGTTTCAAG gtcgttcccgtcagccTGGCGGAAGTTTACCTACTGCAACTTAACATGCGCTTCCCCACGCAGTCGTCTTTCCTCAGAGTTATACCGTTGCTAAATGTGACCGTGGCTACGCTTCACCCATTGACTGACAACCAG CTTTTCGAGGCGATAAACGCCGGCGCTCTGACGGGCGGGGCCATGCAGTGGGCGGAGTTCACACAGCGTCTGGAGCAGTTGTTTCCTTTCCTCCAGCGGCGTAGTGATGGTAGTAGGATGCTAAACCACACTTCCTTCAGGGAATGGTTGGTGTGGAGGGAGGACGGCCAGGACGACAGGTTTCTCTGCGACCCCAG GAGCGGCCATACGCTGCTGGCTTTCTGGCTTTGCCGACAGGGAGGGAAACTGAGTCGACAGCAGACCCTGGAATTGGGACATCACATCTTAAAGGCTCACATTTACAAG GGCTTGAGTAAGAAACTTGGGATTTCGTCTTCAATTCTGCAGGGCCTTTGGTTGGCCTATAGTACCGAGAACTTGAACCATGCACTCTCATCACTACGAAACCTTTACACTCCAAACATCAAG GTGAGCAGGTTGCTGATTATGAGCGGTGCCGATGTAGATTACCGAAGCGGCGTCCTCAATAACGCCCCCTTGCTGTGCGTCCATGCTCATTTAGGCCACACGGATGCTGTGGCTCTTTTACTTGACCATGGCGCTCAg GTGGATATTCAGTCAGAAGATGGGTTAACTGCACTGGCCTTTGCTGCCTCTGCTGGACATTTAGATGTTATCACCCTGCTTAGTCAGCATAAAGCCAAG ATCGGTCACGTTGACGGCTCGGGTCGCTGCGTGGGCGTACATGCGGCTCAACGGGGCCACCTCCACGTGTTGCGTTTCCTTCTGAAGCATTCCGACTGGATCTGTACTCCCTGCTGTGGCCAGAAGGGGGTGAGCCGAAGCCAGGCGTTGCAGCAAGCCTTGACCGCGGCCGCCAGTATGGGTCATGTCGAG ATCGTGTCTTATCTGCTGGATCCTCCAGAAGAAGAcgataaagaagaagaaagacctGAGATCAATACACCTGATAGTCTTTGGGGAGAGACAG CCTTGACGGCAGCATCGGCGGGAGGCAGGTTGTCGGTCTGCAAGTTGTTGTTGGATCAAGGCGCCGCTCTGGAGCAAGGCAGCAGGCGAAGTGTCTTGCCGCTGTTTTGTGCGGTCAGGCGAGGACATTGGCAG GTGGTGGAGTTGTTACTGAGCAGTGGTGCTCAAGTCAACACGGTGGACCAACAGGGACGCACGGCGTTAATGACGGCGGCGTCGGAGGGTCACGTGGCCACTGCCAAATTGCTGTTGGATCATG GCGCGTCTCTGGATCAGGCCGACAAAGAAGGCTTAACGGCACTGAGTTGGGCTTGTCTGAAAGGCCAGCTCCCATTGGTCAAGGAGCTGGTGGCCAGAGGCGCCACCACCACGCACAGTGACCGTAGTGGGCGCACGCCTTTGGATCTGGCCGCCTTCCGCGGCGATCCCGAAGTG GTGAAGCACCTGGTGGATCATGGTGCATCTGTGGAGCATGTGGACTCTAGCGGGATGAGACCGTTGGACCGGGCGGTTGGGTGTAGGAATACTTCGGCTGTCATCGCACTGCTCAAAAAAGGCGCCAAAATAG GACCGGCAACCTGGGCCATGGCTACATCCAAACCAGACATTTTAATGGTTCTCATCAGTAAACTGGTCCAAGAGGGCGACAGATTATACAAG CAAGGTAAAGTGAGAGAAGCAGCTCACTCATATCAGTCCGCCCTGCAAAAGTTTCCGGCGGACGAACTAAAAACCTTCCGACAGCTGAAAGTGTGCGTGCTGCTCAACCTTTCGCGCTGTCGCCGAAAAATGAAT gATTTGAATCTTGCCGAGGAATTTGCGACCAGGGCTTTGGAACTCAAACCCAAATCTTACGAGGCCTTCTACGCCAGAGCGCGTGCCAAACGCAGTCGTAG GCAGTTTCACGCCGCCCTAGAAGATCTCCTAGAAGCCAGTCGCCTCAGTCCTTCCAACCGGGAAATTCAACGCCTTCTCTCTCGAGTTAAAGAAGAATGTCGACAACACTTGCCTCACCCGGACGCCAGGGTCCGAGATTCCGACGACCTCCATGTCCACGCCAACGAGGCGTTTTCAAAAGACGAGGACAGCGAAGACGAGAAAAACCCCAAGCCAGGCGACGTCACTCTCGATATTTTCGGCCGTCCTGCCTCGCACTTCCCTCCCCCTCACAGTGGGCATCGAACCCCGTCGAGCCCAGCAAATTCACCCACTTCCTCCCCTTCGCACCAGCCTGGACTTCCCACCAGCCCCATATCAGAACGTCGATCTTTCCCCAACCAAAATCAATGGCTCCAACCCGTCAAAGTCCAAGTAGTCCGAACAGCCCCACCTGGTTCTGCAATCCACTCCAGTGTAGTCCTGGGTAGCTCCGCCTACTCGCAGTTGGCACGACTACCTCAAGAACTCGCCCAATTGGGCGAAGGTTTTTGCCCAAATCCCTTCGATATGACGTCAACCAACCAGCAGGGGCGCCAGATCCCAGGAAGCGGGTCGCTATATCTCCACGATGGTACAGATCCGGATCTCCTTTACCAATCAAAACCCACACCAGCATACGGTGCAGTGACCAGTCGTTTCGGTCCACCTCGTCAATTCAACCGCAACCAATCCAAAGCCGCCTATTACCCAATGGAAGTCACCGAAATGACAAAACAACCCCTCGACGACCCCTACCTCCATCAGGCAGGGCTCCGACACCCTCACAGCTCTCACCCGACTGGCCCTGGCCTTTCCCAGAGACCAGTCATCCACTCCCAGAGTACCAACATAGGCCTGGCTAGCAGTCAGCAGACCAATCGAATCCCGGTTTTCAGGACGTCGGCCTCCGCGCAACACGTGGTCTCGGCTTCGCACCCTTTCGCCGGAGACTTGGTAAGTCACCTGGACGATCTGGCGCTTGACTCCGCCCCTCAGGGAGAGTCCTCACTCGGGGGCGGGACTTATCCGGGAGAAGCTAGCCGGTCTTCAAGGAATACGCCTTACATGGGTCTCAATGACAAATCCGTCAGGGTTCCGCAACAGTCGTCCGGACTTGGACAATCCCGATCGTGGGCCGTGTCCTCAGTGGACACCATCGTTACCTCGCAAGGAAACGCCGCCGATGAACAAAACCGGTCGCCACAGACCTTTTCCATCGCCTATCACAACCGCAGTAACAACAATGGCCACTATGACAAGCAGCTAAATTACTACGACGTGTTGCCAGGCAACGGCGCCGCTCAGAAGACGCCTTACGTCGACGTGAAGCTGGCGAGAACGCTGCCCGTCCACAGGAAGACGTGTCCCACCTCGCCCGTCAAAGCCAAAAGACCTTTTGTTGAGTCTAACGTTTAG
- the tanc2a gene encoding protein TANC2 isoform X3, whose amino-acid sequence MFRNSLKMLLGSKSRKNNGGGGSIESTSSEIRLTEGFTRSLPSSPLNIRQAKIITGEEDELGPPPSVDEAADALMTRLGFLLGEKINNEEPGLPHQAQMDGQRISPSSSLDSSNASPSSTLQPPAGVEGNNNNKAPVLASITSPTSTLESRDSGIIATLTSYSAESAAERDDGVKQPAEGYHGSSLKLWRQGARPVVASTSSSCMIATGDSADDLLYRAEDNNMASTYSLNKLHPDWGQDAKHLSGSTHSIPLYLMPRPNSVAASSSAQLEDLTYLDEQQKATPSRASLRMPRQNSGSRSQQEKRGKIISPIKNPVFFPVLFEYEHFLSQLTVQLTPYLSLKPLHFEIPGLCSDWSFTGREWLFQEVDTCLSSDDPLINQGVIIVGNMGFGKTAIIARLVALSCHGNRMWPTSAGFQTPPKYPESFPQDSLGQGGVAEEDGGCPGTPEIKRRQREAMMRLAGQVVSYHFCQADNCHTCLVPEFVHNMAATLTEAPQLSAYRELLRRTPQLQSTLSLRSCIQDPTSAFQKGIVEPLNALYKEGSLHADGAGLILLIDGLNEAEFHRPDYGDTLTSFLSRNVHKFPSWLKIVATVRSNQQDITRLLPFHRISLDRMEENSAIDQDLQGYLMQRIHSSPEIQSNVSLSNGRLDNTALSKLTSHLKTLSKGSYLYLKLTLDLIEGGYLVLKSTSFKVVPVSLAEVYLLQLNMRFPTQSSFLRVIPLLNVTVATLHPLTDNQLFEAINAGALTGGAMQWAEFTQRLEQLFPFLQRRSDGSRMLNHTSFREWLVWREDGQDDRFLCDPRSGHTLLAFWLCRQGGKLSRQQTLELGHHILKAHIYKGLSKKLGISSSILQGLWLAYSTENLNHALSSLRNLYTPNIKVSRLLIMSGADVDYRSGVLNNAPLLCVHAHLGHTDAVALLLDHGAQVDIQSEDGLTALAFAASAGHLDVITLLSQHKAKIGHVDGSGRCVGVHAAQRGHLHVLRFLLKHSDWICTPCCGQKGVSRSQALQQALTAAASMGHVEIVSYLLDPPEEDDKEEERPEINTPDSLWGETALTAASAGGRLSVCKLLLDQGAALEQGSRRSVLPLFCAVRRGHWQVVELLLSSGAQVNTVDQQGRTALMTAASEGHVATAKLLLDHGASLDQADKEGLTALSWACLKGQLPLVKELVARGATTTHSDRSGRTPLDLAAFRGDPEVVKHLVDHGASVEHVDSSGMRPLDRAVGCRNTSAVIALLKKGAKIGPATWAMATSKPDILMVLISKLVQEGDRLYKQGKVREAAHSYQSALQKFPADELKTFRQLKVCVLLNLSRCRRKMNDLNLAEEFATRALELKPKSYEAFYARARAKRSRRQFHAALEDLLEASRLSPSNREIQRLLSRVKEECRQHLPHPDARVRDSDDLHVHANEAFSKDEDSEDEKNPKPGDVTLDIFGRPASHFPPPHSGHRTPSSPANSPTSSPSHQPGLPTSPISERRSFPNQNQWLQPVKVQVVRTAPPGSAIHSSVVLGSSAYSQLARLPQELAQLGEGFCPNPFDMTSTNQQGRQIPGSGSLYLHDGTDPDLLYQSKPTPAYGAVTSRFGPPRQFNRNQSKAAYYPMEVTEMTKQPLDDPYLHQAGLRHPHSSHPTGPGLSQRPVIHSQSTNIGLASSQQTNRIPVFRTSASAQHVVSASHPFAGDLVSHLDDLALDSAPQGESSLGGGTYPGEASRSSRNTPYMGLNDKSVRVPQQSSGLGQSRSWAVSSVDTIVTSQGNAADEQNRSPQTFSIAYHNRSNNNGHYDKQLNYYDVLPGNGAAQKTPYVDVKLARTLPVHRKTCPTSPVKAKRPFVESNV is encoded by the exons ATGTTCCGAAACAGTCTGAAGATGCTGCTGGGAAGCAAAAGCCGCAAGAACAATGGCG GTGGTGGCAGCATTGAGTCCACAAGCTCCGAAATACGACTGACGGAAGGCTTTACTCGTTCCCTTCCTTCGTCTCCTCTTAACATCCGTCAAGCCAaaattataactg GTGAAGAAGACGAGTTAGGACCGCCTCCCTCCGTGGATGAGGCAGCTGACGCTCTGATGACCAGACTCGGCTTTTTATTGGGGGAGAAGATCAATAATGAAGAACCAGGCTTACCTCACCAGGCCCAAATGGACGGACAG AGAATCTCCCCTTCTTCCAGTCTGGACAGCAGCAACGCGTCTCCCTCATCCACACTGCAGCCTCCCGCCGGCGTGgaaggcaacaacaacaacaaagcgcCCGTCCTCGCCTCCATCACCTCCCCCACGTCAACCCTAGAAAGCCGAGATAGCGGCATCATCG CTACGTTGACCAGCTACTCGGCCGAATCGGCCGCGGAACGCGATGACGGCGTCAAACAACCCGCCGAGGGTTACCATGGCAGCAGCCTCAAACTCTGGAGGCAAGGGGCGCGGCCTGTGGTGGCGTCCACTTCCTCTTCCTGCATGATAGCTACCGGAGACTCGGCCGACGACCTCCTCTACCGGGCGGAGGACAACAACATGGCTTCTACGTATAGCCTGAACAAGCTCCACCCAGATTGGGGCCAAGATGCCAAACACTTGTCAGGATCCACCCACTCCATCCCACTCTACCTAATGCCTCGGCCCAATTCGGTTGCTG cCTCTAGTTCTGCTCAACTTGAAGATCTAACCTACCTGGATGAGCAGCAAAAAGCCACCCCATCCCGGGCATCCCTCAGAATGCCCAGACAGAATTCTGGAAGTCGAAGTCAACAGGAAAAGAGAGGTAAAATCATATCACCAATTAAAAACCCagtattttttcctgttttgtttgAATATGAACATTTTCTTTCCCAACTCACAGTTCAGTTGACTCCATATCTCAGCCTGAAGCCCCTCCACTTTGAAATTCCCGGACTCTGTTCCGATTGGAGCTTTACCGGGAGGGAATGGCTTTTCCAGGAGGTGGACACTTGCCTCTCCAGCGACGACCCATTAATCAATCAAGGGGTGATCATCGTCGGAAATATGGGTTTTGGAAAGACGGCCATTATTGCCCGCCTGGTGGCCCTCAGTTGTCATGGGAACCGCATGTGGCCGACATCCGCCGGCTTCCAGACGCCTCCCAAAT ATCCTGAATCTTTCCCCCAAGATTCACTGGGACAAGGAGGAGTAGCAGAAGAAGATGGTGGCTGTCCGGGGACACCAGAGATCAAGAGGAGACAGAGGGAGGCCATGATGAGGCTTGCAGGACAG GTGGTTTCCTATCATTTCTGTCAGGCCGACAATTGTCACACATGTCTAGTGCCAGAGTTCGTCCACAACATGGCGGCGACGTTAACCGAAGCTCCTCAGCTTTCGGCCTATCGAGAACTCCTACGTCGAACGCCACAACTCCAGAGCACGCTCAGTCTGCGCTCCTGCATCCAAGACCCGACCTCGGCCTTCCAGAAAGGAATCGTGGAACCGCTAAATGCTCTTTACAAAG AGGGGAGTTTGCATGCCGACGGGGCGGGGCTCATTTTGCTGATTGATGGGCTAAACGAGGCGGAGTTCCACCGGCCGGATTATGGCGACACCTTGACCTCATTTTTGTCCCGAAACGTTCACAAGTTCCCCTCCTGGTTAAAGATTGTCGCCACTGTGAGGTCCAATCAACAG gaCATCACTCGATTGTTACCTTTTCACCGCATCTCGTTAGATAGAATGGAGGAAAACAGTGCCATTGATCAAGATCTGCAG GGCTACCTGATGCAACGTATCCACAGCAGCCCCGAGATTCAGAGCAACGTGTCGCTAAGCAATGGTCGTCTAGACAACACGGCGCTGAGCAAACTGACGAGCCACTTGAAGACCTTGAGCAAAGGCTCATACCTCTACCTGAAATTGACCCTGGACTTGATAGAAGGAGGTTACCTGGTCCTCAAGAGTACCAGTTTCAAG gtcgttcccgtcagccTGGCGGAAGTTTACCTACTGCAACTTAACATGCGCTTCCCCACGCAGTCGTCTTTCCTCAGAGTTATACCGTTGCTAAATGTGACCGTGGCTACGCTTCACCCATTGACTGACAACCAG CTTTTCGAGGCGATAAACGCCGGCGCTCTGACGGGCGGGGCCATGCAGTGGGCGGAGTTCACACAGCGTCTGGAGCAGTTGTTTCCTTTCCTCCAGCGGCGTAGTGATGGTAGTAGGATGCTAAACCACACTTCCTTCAGGGAATGGTTGGTGTGGAGGGAGGACGGCCAGGACGACAGGTTTCTCTGCGACCCCAG GAGCGGCCATACGCTGCTGGCTTTCTGGCTTTGCCGACAGGGAGGGAAACTGAGTCGACAGCAGACCCTGGAATTGGGACATCACATCTTAAAGGCTCACATTTACAAG GGCTTGAGTAAGAAACTTGGGATTTCGTCTTCAATTCTGCAGGGCCTTTGGTTGGCCTATAGTACCGAGAACTTGAACCATGCACTCTCATCACTACGAAACCTTTACACTCCAAACATCAAG GTGAGCAGGTTGCTGATTATGAGCGGTGCCGATGTAGATTACCGAAGCGGCGTCCTCAATAACGCCCCCTTGCTGTGCGTCCATGCTCATTTAGGCCACACGGATGCTGTGGCTCTTTTACTTGACCATGGCGCTCAg GTGGATATTCAGTCAGAAGATGGGTTAACTGCACTGGCCTTTGCTGCCTCTGCTGGACATTTAGATGTTATCACCCTGCTTAGTCAGCATAAAGCCAAG ATCGGTCACGTTGACGGCTCGGGTCGCTGCGTGGGCGTACATGCGGCTCAACGGGGCCACCTCCACGTGTTGCGTTTCCTTCTGAAGCATTCCGACTGGATCTGTACTCCCTGCTGTGGCCAGAAGGGGGTGAGCCGAAGCCAGGCGTTGCAGCAAGCCTTGACCGCGGCCGCCAGTATGGGTCATGTCGAG ATCGTGTCTTATCTGCTGGATCCTCCAGAAGAAGAcgataaagaagaagaaagacctGAGATCAATACACCTGATAGTCTTTGGGGAGAGACAG CCTTGACGGCAGCATCGGCGGGAGGCAGGTTGTCGGTCTGCAAGTTGTTGTTGGATCAAGGCGCCGCTCTGGAGCAAGGCAGCAGGCGAAGTGTCTTGCCGCTGTTTTGTGCGGTCAGGCGAGGACATTGGCAG GTGGTGGAGTTGTTACTGAGCAGTGGTGCTCAAGTCAACACGGTGGACCAACAGGGACGCACGGCGTTAATGACGGCGGCGTCGGAGGGTCACGTGGCCACTGCCAAATTGCTGTTGGATCATG GCGCGTCTCTGGATCAGGCCGACAAAGAAGGCTTAACGGCACTGAGTTGGGCTTGTCTGAAAGGCCAGCTCCCATTGGTCAAGGAGCTGGTGGCCAGAGGCGCCACCACCACGCACAGTGACCGTAGTGGGCGCACGCCTTTGGATCTGGCCGCCTTCCGCGGCGATCCCGAAGTG GTGAAGCACCTGGTGGATCATGGTGCATCTGTGGAGCATGTGGACTCTAGCGGGATGAGACCGTTGGACCGGGCGGTTGGGTGTAGGAATACTTCGGCTGTCATCGCACTGCTCAAAAAAGGCGCCAAAATAG GACCGGCAACCTGGGCCATGGCTACATCCAAACCAGACATTTTAATGGTTCTCATCAGTAAACTGGTCCAAGAGGGCGACAGATTATACAAG CAAGGTAAAGTGAGAGAAGCAGCTCACTCATATCAGTCCGCCCTGCAAAAGTTTCCGGCGGACGAACTAAAAACCTTCCGACAGCTGAAAGTGTGCGTGCTGCTCAACCTTTCGCGCTGTCGCCGAAAAATGAAT gATTTGAATCTTGCCGAGGAATTTGCGACCAGGGCTTTGGAACTCAAACCCAAATCTTACGAGGCCTTCTACGCCAGAGCGCGTGCCAAACGCAGTCGTAG GCAGTTTCACGCCGCCCTAGAAGATCTCCTAGAAGCCAGTCGCCTCAGTCCTTCCAACCGGGAAATTCAACGCCTTCTCTCTCGAGTTAAAGAAGAATGTCGACAACACTTGCCTCACCCGGACGCCAGGGTCCGAGATTCCGACGACCTCCATGTCCACGCCAACGAGGCGTTTTCAAAAGACGAGGACAGCGAAGACGAGAAAAACCCCAAGCCAGGCGACGTCACTCTCGATATTTTCGGCCGTCCTGCCTCGCACTTCCCTCCCCCTCACAGTGGGCATCGAACCCCGTCGAGCCCAGCAAATTCACCCACTTCCTCCCCTTCGCACCAGCCTGGACTTCCCACCAGCCCCATATCAGAACGTCGATCTTTCCCCAACCAAAATCAATGGCTCCAACCCGTCAAAGTCCAAGTAGTCCGAACAGCCCCACCTGGTTCTGCAATCCACTCCAGTGTAGTCCTGGGTAGCTCCGCCTACTCGCAGTTGGCACGACTACCTCAAGAACTCGCCCAATTGGGCGAAGGTTTTTGCCCAAATCCCTTCGATATGACGTCAACCAACCAGCAGGGGCGCCAGATCCCAGGAAGCGGGTCGCTATATCTCCACGATGGTACAGATCCGGATCTCCTTTACCAATCAAAACCCACACCAGCATACGGTGCAGTGACCAGTCGTTTCGGTCCACCTCGTCAATTCAACCGCAACCAATCCAAAGCCGCCTATTACCCAATGGAAGTCACCGAAATGACAAAACAACCCCTCGACGACCCCTACCTCCATCAGGCAGGGCTCCGACACCCTCACAGCTCTCACCCGACTGGCCCTGGCCTTTCCCAGAGACCAGTCATCCACTCCCAGAGTACCAACATAGGCCTGGCTAGCAGTCAGCAGACCAATCGAATCCCGGTTTTCAGGACGTCGGCCTCCGCGCAACACGTGGTCTCGGCTTCGCACCCTTTCGCCGGAGACTTGGTAAGTCACCTGGACGATCTGGCGCTTGACTCCGCCCCTCAGGGAGAGTCCTCACTCGGGGGCGGGACTTATCCGGGAGAAGCTAGCCGGTCTTCAAGGAATACGCCTTACATGGGTCTCAATGACAAATCCGTCAGGGTTCCGCAACAGTCGTCCGGACTTGGACAATCCCGATCGTGGGCCGTGTCCTCAGTGGACACCATCGTTACCTCGCAAGGAAACGCCGCCGATGAACAAAACCGGTCGCCACAGACCTTTTCCATCGCCTATCACAACCGCAGTAACAACAATGGCCACTATGACAAGCAGCTAAATTACTACGACGTGTTGCCAGGCAACGGCGCCGCTCAGAAGACGCCTTACGTCGACGTGAAGCTGGCGAGAACGCTGCCCGTCCACAGGAAGACGTGTCCCACCTCGCCCGTCAAAGCCAAAAGACCTTTTGTTGAGTCTAACGTTTAG